The Taeniopygia guttata chromosome 27, bTaeGut7.mat, whole genome shotgun sequence region gggTGTGTGAAATGTTGGGGTGCCGGTGGGGCTGTGACCCCAAAAAGGAGCTGCACGGGGGAaaggggagttttggggtccGGGAGATCCCATGGAGACAGAGAtgatgggaaaatgggaagctgtggggtggattttttttttttttttgggaaaaaaagtggaatttgtgagggaaaaaaggggattttgggggcaaaaaaaaaaagggattttgtgaggggaaaagtgggatttggggggagggaagaaagtGGGATTTTAGCagggggaaaagtgggatttgaggggacagagaaaagggggatttgtggggggaaaaaaaatgggatttgtgagggggaaagtggcatttttgagagaaaaaccTGGGATTTGTGGAGGAAAAGGGGTTTGTGagagaaaaactgggatttgtgaggggaaaacggatttgtggaggaaaagggaattgTGAGGATGAAAAGTGGGATttatgaggggaaaaaggggaattgTGAGGGAAGAAAGTGGGATTTGTGAGGGGAAAGAGTGGGgattgtgaggggaaaaagtgggatttttgAGGGGGGAAAGTGGGATTTgtgagaggagaaaaaggggaaTTGTGAAGGGAAAACCTGAGAATTGTGAGGGAAAAGTGGGATTTATGAGCGGAAAACCCAGGAATTGTGAGGGCAAAAAAGGGAattgtgagggggaaaagggggatttgTGAGGAGAAAAAGTGGGATTTGTGAGGCAAAAAGGGAACTGTGAGAGGAAAAGTGGGatttgtgagggaaaagtgGTATTTGTGAGAGGAAAAAGTGGGATTTGTGAGGAAAAAGTGGgatttgtgaggggaaaagtgggatttgtgagggggaaaaggggaattgtgaggggaaaatgggattttgggggacgGAGCTTTCAAATCCCCTTGGGATTTGTGAAGGAAAAGCGGGAATCGGGCAGGGAGCGGGATGGGGAGGGACAAGCGACAACTTTTGGCGGGAAGCAGGAAAAATCCCGGGAATCCGGGCTTGGGagggaaattcgggaatttgggGCGGGGCTGGGGTCAGGAATGGAGGAGGAGCTGTTTTGGGGAActttgctgggatttgggagctgggCGAGCCAAAgctctgggaattttgggtgctGGAAAACAGTTTTGGGAATCCCAGAGGAATCTGGGGGTCTGGAGAAGGAACTGGGAAagcttttcccaggaaaaagagggTTTGGAGCCGGGTTATCCCGGGAATCTTCCCTGTGGTCCCACGGGGGAGTTTTTGAGTGGgagaaaaggggattttggaggcGAGAAAAAAGGAATTCTCCCTGGAATGCGGATGGGGGGGATGCCAGGGATGTGTTCCCATAAAACTGAGGGATCCCGGGATAAAAATTTGGATTCTGGCGGGATAAGTCTGGGATTTGCTGTGAAAAAGGCTGGAAAGAATAGGGAAAAGAATAGGgataaatcccaaaattcctccgGAAACTGAGAGGGGAGGGTCGGGCTCCTGGAATCCACGGAattcagctggggctgctccagccgctgggaaatgccccaaaaaaaactgggaatgggCTTGGAATGCAGGCCCTGCAGCCCTTGGGAATTCCTTGTGGGAATCTGGgaaaaaatgccccaaaatgttCAGAATCCAGGCTTTTCCCATCTCTGGATCCAGAGTGTTTCCAGCTCGGAATCCAGGACTTTCCTGGCTCTGAATCCAGAATATTCCCAGCTCTGAATCCAGAGTTTTCCCGGCCAGCACTGGatggaatttcaggaatttttgacTCCCTAAACAGCCGTGGGATGAGGAGCTGGGTAAATATCCCAGAGTATCCATGATCCAGCAAGGGAATGACCATGGAGAGGTCGGGATCTGGGAATGTGACCTGGGATTAGTTGGGATTAACACTTGATGGAATTTGAGTTGAtggaaatcccattttttcccctcaggatttCCCATCCCAGGCAAGGCTGGGAGAGAAAATCCTGGATGGGaaaatcccacttttcccaAGGGCTGAAGGGCAGCTCTGGGAGGTCAGGAATGAgccaggaaaatttgggaaaggctgggaaaaaaaaccctggagtagctcataggaaaaaaaaataaaaaaattgtatgGAATTGCTGGAATTAAAGAGTGGGGAAGGCAAAAATCCAAATCTTTGTGTCAGAATCCTGGGATtgctccaggaattcccaggaaattctCACCTGGATTCCTGCCCTGATCCCAGCCCTTTTTTCCCGTTTTTGGTGGGAATATCCCAGTGTTGCCAAAGGAGCTCCAGcaaggcagggagagaaaattctggaaaaCCTCAGTGTTCCCAAGGAAAATCCCGATGTTCCAGGGTGGGAAAATCCTGGTGTTCCAGGGTGGGAAAATCCCAGTGTTCCCCAGGAAAATCCCACTGTTTTCAAGCAAGATCCTGGTGTTCCAGGGTGGGAAAATCCCATGTTCCCAAGGAAAATCCCAGTGTTCCCAAGGAAAATCCCAGTGTTCCCAAGGAGCTCtagcagggcagggagagaaaatcccagaaaatccgACTGTGCCAGGGTGGGAAATCCCATTCCTACCTGGAAACAGATCCTGGAGGGATTTCCCCTCTCAATCCCAGTGTGGGATCCAAGGAATTCTCCCCGAGAAGGGAACACAACCCCACCTGGATCAGGCCAAACATCCCAAACTGTGCATCCCCACATTCCCggcatcccaaaatccccaaatccgggattttcccgcctgcagcagccCGGGAAAGCGGAGAAGCTGGCCAGCACAATgggaaaaaagcagaacaaGAAGAAGGTGGaagaggtgctggaggaggaggaggaggaatacGTGGTGGAAAAGGTCCTGGATCGGCGCGTGGTGAAGGGAAAGGTGGAATATCTGCTCAAGTGGAAGGGATTCTCCGAGTGAGTCATTCCCGCCCGGATCCGCCGCTTTCCCGGGAAAAATGGGagctgggggggtcctgggggtccgtcctgccagggagaggggcaggacAGGGGGAAATCCCGGTGTTTCCAAGGAAATCCCGGTGTTCCCAAGGAAATCCCAGTGTTCCCAGGAAATCCCGGTGTTCCCAAGGAAATCCCGGTGTTTCCAAGGAAATCCTGGTGTTCCTAAGGAAATCCTGGTGTTCCCAAGGAAATCCCGGTGTTTCCAAGGAAATCCTGGTGTTCCCAAGGAAATCCCGGTGTTTCCAAGGAAATCCTGGTGTTCCTAAGGAAATCCTGGTGTTCCCGAGGAAATCCTGGTGTTCCCAAGGAAATCCCATTGTTCCCAAGGAAATCCTGGTGTTCCCGGGGAAATCCCGGTGTTCCTAAGGAAGTCCCGGTGTTCCCAGGGAAATCCCGGTGTTCCTAAGGAAATCCCGGTGTTCCCAAGGAAATCCCGGTGTTTCCAGGGAAATCCCGGTGTTCCCAAGGAAATCCCGGTGTTCCCAAGGAAATCCCGGTGTTCCCAAGGAAATCCCGGTGTTCCTAAGGAAATCCCGATGTTCCCAGGGAAATCCCGGTATTGCTACAAAAATCATGCTGTTCAAAGGATTTCCCatcccagggagagcagggagaacAAATCCTGGAAAATCCCACTGTTCCCAAGGAActccagcagggcagggagagaaaatcctggaaaatccCAGAGTTCCAGGGTGGGAAATCCCATTCTGACCTGGAAAGGGATCCTGGAGGGATTTCCCCCCCTCAATCCCAGTGTGGGATCCAAGGAATTCTCTCCTGAGAAGGGaatttcctccctttcctccaggATTTCCCCAGCTCTGAATCCAGAGTTTTCCCAGCCAGCACTGGGtggattttcaggaatttttgttGTGGGAGCTGAGAAAATCTCTGGGATGAAGAGCTGGATAAATATCCCAGAGGATCCATGATCCAGCAAGGGGGATTGTCGGGATCTGGGAATTGGATCCAGCATTCCCACCTGGATCAGTCCAACCATCCCAAATTCCGCCTCCCCAGCGTCCCGGTGATGCCACATCCGGGATTTTCCGGgctgggaaaactgggaaaaacgAGGGATTTGTGTTTGCCGGCAGCGAGGACAACACCTGGGAGCCCGAGGAGAACCTGGACTGCCCGGACCTGATCGCGGAATTCCTGCAATCCCAGAAAACCGCCCACGAGAGCGAGAAATCCGAGGGCAGCAAGCGCAAGGCCGAGTCCGACACGGAGGACAAAGGGGAGGAGagcaaaccaaagaaaaagaaggaagaggtgAGGCTGGAATGGGATCCCGGAAAAAGGATTCCGAggaaaatccctggaaaagccATTTTTTGGTCCCTGGAAAAGCCATTCCAAGGGGTTTTTTCAAGGAATGGGAGGCTGGAGGtttgggaaggaggaaggaggggatggCTGAGCTTGGCTTGCCAAGTTTCCCAGTCTGATCCCAGTCTGCTTTCCCAGTCTGATCCCAGTCTGCTTTCCCAGTCTGATCCCATTTTGCTTTCCCAGTCTTGCCCTATCCCAGTTTAACCagttccctgtgtcctgtccctccatcccttttcccagtccctctccagctctccctgcatccttcccttctccagctgaacactcccagctctcctggagccctgggCACATCCCCACATCTGGAACTCCAGCCTGATCCTCCCTGCCCATCCCGGAGCCGGGAATGTCACTCTGGGAATTCACAAATggaattttctcccttttttttccccctttttcccagTCGGAGAAACCGCGGGGCTTCGCCCGAGGCTTCGAGCCGGAGCGAATCATCGGCGCCACAGATTCCAGCGGGGAGCTGATGTTCCTGATGAAGTGGTGAGGAGGGACCTTCTGGATCTGCACAAGGGTcagggaagggtttggagctgctgagggagtGGGAATGTTGGTCCTGGAGAAAAAGGGATCAGGAGGGACCTTCTGGGTCAGGAGGGGACATCAGGCTCTGACCCCAGGGAACGGCCAGggtcagggatttggggttggctcaggggttagggtcagggtttaagtttagggttaggggttagtGTTTAGGGTTAGGGCTTCaggttagggtttagggttagggtttagggttagggttggggtttAGGGTCAGGGTTTAGGGTTGGGGTTTAGGGTCAGGGTTTAGGGTTGGGGTTTAGGGTCAGGGTTTAGGGTtggggtttagggttagggtcaggCTTTAGGGTCAAGttttagggttagggtcagggtttAGGGTtggggtttagggttagggtcaggCTTTAGGGTCAGGGTTTTGGGTTAGGGTCAGGCtttagggttagggtcaggCTTTAGGGTCAGGGTTTTGGGTTGGGGttagggacatttgggacatccAGAACCCCTCAGGAATTCcattctcctccttttcccgCCCTGACTCGCTGTGCTCTCCCCCGCAGGAAGAACTCGGACGAGGCCGACCTGGTGCCCGCCAAGGAAGCCAACATCAAGTGCCCGCAGGTGGTGATCTCGTTCTACGAGGAGCGGTTGACATGGCACTCCTACCCCTCAGAGGACGATGACAAGAAGGAGGACAAGAACTAAGCCCTGGTTGTCCCCTCTTCGGGCAGCtctcggggttttttttgggaagacGATCCGAACTTTTGTGGGGTGTGAGCAAAGGAGGGGTTTGGAGGTGCCCTTGGAAGAGCCCCCCAGGCCCGGTGTCTGCGCCCTGCAGCcactcctctgctccctgccgTGTCCAGATTCCCAGCAGAATCCCGTGGAATTCCCGATTCCAcgggcgggggggagggagaGCCCGGGGGGATATGGCAAGCTTGGGATCGGGTGGGAATTTCGGGCTGGGGAGGGTCTCAGAGCAGTGGGAGCGGAAACCAAGCCCCTTCCATGAAGGACTCGCCGGGATGGCCGGGCTggggttgggattgggattgggaatgg contains the following coding sequences:
- the CBX1 gene encoding chromobox protein homolog 1, which gives rise to MGKKQNKKKVEEVLEEEEEEYVVEKVLDRRVVKGKVEYLLKWKGFSDEDNTWEPEENLDCPDLIAEFLQSQKTAHESEKSEGSKRKAESDTEDKGEESKPKKKKEESEKPRGFARGFEPERIIGATDSSGELMFLMKWKNSDEADLVPAKEANIKCPQVVISFYEERLTWHSYPSEDDDKKEDKN